One region of Astyanax mexicanus isolate ESR-SI-001 chromosome 15, AstMex3_surface, whole genome shotgun sequence genomic DNA includes:
- the plaub gene encoding plasminogen activator, urokinase b isoform X1, protein MRMRDVLVVLLVLLMSTHCTASISSKKLLSKILARKKAPQCLNGGRSISLLEEQHLFCLCPKGFSGSSCEIDDSASCIVGMGLQYRGPVGQTESGRKCLEWNPESSRSVFGADSLTLGLGRHNRCRNPDYSRKPWCYVKGPSGRVKEYCSIPDCLQQSGWRCGESSGRRLKIVGGSLSAVESHPWMAAVFWKSQNQQRVFRCGGSLIAPCWVLTAAHCFPDGSHTNIRSLLVVLGKKALNETDQQKEQEFRVTELHTHQHFDDTNNNYNNDITLLKISGQDGACAVESNSVRTVCVPPADTSLPDGTSCQIAGYGKEQQGLWYYSQYLREGKVNLLSQEVCSSDSYYGKMITDNMLCAAAPDWNVDTCKGDSGGPLLCSMNGTVYVYGVVSWGEGCSRKFRPGVYTRVTNYHHWILQRTSQLPKTHTPTPTHLQE, encoded by the exons ATGAGGATGAGGGATGTTCTAGTGGTGTTGCTGGTACTGCTGATGTCAACACACTGCACAGCG AGCATTTCCAGCAAAAAGCTTCTCTCCAAGATATTAGCTCGCAAAAAAG CTCCACAATGTCTGAATGGAGGAAGATCAATCTCACTTCTGGAGGAACAGCATCTGTTCTGTTTGTGTCCAAAAGGCTTCAGCGGATCCAGCTGTGAGATCG atgactCTGCATCCTGTATTGTTGGTATGGGTCTGCAGTACAGGGGTCCGGTGGGTCAGACAGAGAGTGGGCGGAAATGTCTGGAATGGAATCCGGAAAGCAGCCGGAGTGTATTTGGGGCAGACAGTCTGACTTTGGGTCTGGGACGACATAACCGCTGCAG AAACCCGGATTACAGCAGGAAACCCTGGTGTTATGTAAAGGGCCCGTCTGGAAGAGTTAAAGAGTACTGCAGCATTCCAGACTGCCTCCAACAATCAG GCTGGCGTTGTGGAGAGAGTTCTGGCCGAAGGTTGAAGATCGTGGGCGGGTCTCTGAGTGCAGTGGAGTCCCACCCCTGGATGGCTGCAGTGTTCTGGAAGTCACAAAATCAGCAGCGAGTGTTCCGCTGTGGCGGGAGCCTCATCGCCCCCTGCTGGGTCCTCACTGCAGCGCACTGCTTTCCTGACGG ATCTCACACTAATATTCGGAGTCTACTGGTGGTGCTGGGGAAGAAAGCCCTAAATGAAACAGACCAGCAAAAAGAGCAGGAGTTTAGAGTGACGGAGCTCCACACTCACCAACACTTTGACGACACTAACAACAACTACAACAACGACATCA cGTTACTGAAGATCAGTGGTCAGGATGGAGCGTGTGCGGTGGAGTCTAACTCAGTGAGGACAGTGTGTGTCCCCCCTGCTGATACCTCACTTCCAGACGGGACGTCCTGTCAGATCGCTGGATACGGGAAAGAACAGCAAG ggctGTGGTATTACTCTCAGTACCTGAGGGAGGGGAAGGTTAACCTGCTGTCACAGGAAGTGTGTTCCAGTGACAGTTACTATGGGAAGATGATCACAGATAACATGCTATGTGCTGCAGCTCCAGACTGGAACGTGGACACCTGTAAG GGGGACTCTGGGGGTCCGCTGCTGTGCAGTATGAATGGTACAGTGTATGTGTATGGAGTGGTGAGCTGGGGTGAAGGATGTTCCAGAAAGTTCCGGCCCGGAGTTTACACCAGAGTCACCAACTACCACCACTGGATCCTACAGAGAACCAGCCAGCTCCCCAAAACGcacacacctacacctacacaCCTGCAGgagtga
- the plaub gene encoding plasminogen activator, urokinase b isoform X2 produces the protein MEEDQSHFWRNSICSVCVQKASADPAVRSYRGPVGQTESGRKCLEWNPESSRSVFGADSLTLGLGRHNRCRNPDYSRKPWCYVKGPSGRVKEYCSIPDCLQQSGWRCGESSGRRLKIVGGSLSAVESHPWMAAVFWKSQNQQRVFRCGGSLIAPCWVLTAAHCFPDGSHTNIRSLLVVLGKKALNETDQQKEQEFRVTELHTHQHFDDTNNNYNNDITLLKISGQDGACAVESNSVRTVCVPPADTSLPDGTSCQIAGYGKEQQGLWYYSQYLREGKVNLLSQEVCSSDSYYGKMITDNMLCAAAPDWNVDTCKGDSGGPLLCSMNGTVYVYGVVSWGEGCSRKFRPGVYTRVTNYHHWILQRTSQLPKTHTPTPTHLQE, from the exons ATGGAGGAAGATCAATCTCACTTCTGGAGGAACAGCATCTGTTCTGTTTGTGTCCAAAAGGCTTCAGCGGATCCAGCTGTGAGATCG TACAGGGGTCCGGTGGGTCAGACAGAGAGTGGGCGGAAATGTCTGGAATGGAATCCGGAAAGCAGCCGGAGTGTATTTGGGGCAGACAGTCTGACTTTGGGTCTGGGACGACATAACCGCTGCAG AAACCCGGATTACAGCAGGAAACCCTGGTGTTATGTAAAGGGCCCGTCTGGAAGAGTTAAAGAGTACTGCAGCATTCCAGACTGCCTCCAACAATCAG GCTGGCGTTGTGGAGAGAGTTCTGGCCGAAGGTTGAAGATCGTGGGCGGGTCTCTGAGTGCAGTGGAGTCCCACCCCTGGATGGCTGCAGTGTTCTGGAAGTCACAAAATCAGCAGCGAGTGTTCCGCTGTGGCGGGAGCCTCATCGCCCCCTGCTGGGTCCTCACTGCAGCGCACTGCTTTCCTGACGG ATCTCACACTAATATTCGGAGTCTACTGGTGGTGCTGGGGAAGAAAGCCCTAAATGAAACAGACCAGCAAAAAGAGCAGGAGTTTAGAGTGACGGAGCTCCACACTCACCAACACTTTGACGACACTAACAACAACTACAACAACGACATCA cGTTACTGAAGATCAGTGGTCAGGATGGAGCGTGTGCGGTGGAGTCTAACTCAGTGAGGACAGTGTGTGTCCCCCCTGCTGATACCTCACTTCCAGACGGGACGTCCTGTCAGATCGCTGGATACGGGAAAGAACAGCAAG ggctGTGGTATTACTCTCAGTACCTGAGGGAGGGGAAGGTTAACCTGCTGTCACAGGAAGTGTGTTCCAGTGACAGTTACTATGGGAAGATGATCACAGATAACATGCTATGTGCTGCAGCTCCAGACTGGAACGTGGACACCTGTAAG GGGGACTCTGGGGGTCCGCTGCTGTGCAGTATGAATGGTACAGTGTATGTGTATGGAGTGGTGAGCTGGGGTGAAGGATGTTCCAGAAAGTTCCGGCCCGGAGTTTACACCAGAGTCACCAACTACCACCACTGGATCCTACAGAGAACCAGCCAGCTCCCCAAAACGcacacacctacacctacacaCCTGCAGgagtga